Proteins encoded in a region of the Coffea eugenioides isolate CCC68of chromosome 4, Ceug_1.0, whole genome shotgun sequence genome:
- the LOC113769225 gene encoding uncharacterized protein LOC113769225 produces the protein MVEEFEDVSILVPGDIISIKLVDIIPADARLLDRDPLKIDPVGILFWLLLLFPSYQFFSSAQGTKSTIVELAVGSDWSAWNTERNFKTGYGETSNVFSVAASLLLTARIIKGGMAGFKGQISTVTILGIMLIKGLVRIEDQWDSYNSNQALGSRADLHSHYLDREEREQPEKRLHNLRRCRNSKRKSISQVESDLSEKGFCMYYKNWVFHGEPFSAHSYMSSGKNNNLDENGVAGEIDFLNEAVYNDFDMNENGESHELPDLVDEIRNAHESGTSSECDSKNFDKLLNDAQRELYPGCKKYSLLRFIVSFLHIKVMNHVTNKAFDMMLEFLKDVLPEGEILPSSFYGAMKILFGIGLGYQKIDVCKFDCSLFWKENEKMDKCPVCKESRWKVNNGKKKKVSQKMMWYFPLKARLQRLFMSSKTTEDMRWHEEKRVKEEGIMRHPADSTAWKDFDKQYPDFAKDSRNVRLGLATDGFNPFGNMSNSYSMWPVILVPYNLPAYKFMRKEYLMLSLLIPGPRAPGKELDVFLRPVIDDLKDLFHGISTYDAYSGQNFQMRAAILWTISNFPAYGYLSGWSTSGYKACPCCLNDATSQRLRGKICFMGHRRFLNHDHPWRKQKAQFDGTIETRSKPKEFSGEHVLRHLNWLAGIFGEFGKNPVTWKKGVDKI, from the exons ATGGTAGAGGAATTC GAAGATGTTTCAATTCTTGTGCCCGGGGATATAATCAGTATAAAACTTGTTGATATCATTCCTGCTGATGCTCGCTTGCTCGACAGAGATCCTTTGAAAATTGACCCGGTTGGTATCCTGTTTTGGTTGCTCCTCCTATTTCCAAGTTATCAATTTTTCAGCTCTGCTCAAGGTACTAAAAGTACAATTGTGGAATTGGCAGTCGGCTCTGACTG GTCAGCATGGAACACTGAAAGAAATTTTAAGACTGGCTATGGGGAAACCAGCAATGTGTTCTCAGTGGCTGCATCCTTGCTACTTACTGCAAGGATA ATTAAAGGTGGAATGGCGGGGTTTAAAGGACAAATTTCTACTGTCACAATTCTTGGCATTATGTTGAT aAAGGGATTGGTTCGAATAGAAGATCAATGGGATAGTTACAATTCTAATCAGGCTTTAGGaag CAGAGCAGACCTGCATTCTCACTACCTTGATAGAGAAGAAAGGGAACAACCAGAAAAAAGATTGCATAATTTGAG GAGATGTAGGAATTCAAAGAGAAAAAGCatttctcaagttgaatcagaTTTGTCAGAAAAAGGCTTTTGTATGTATTATAAAAATTGGGTCTTCCATGGGGAACCATTTTCTGCACACTCTTATATGTCAAGTGGAAAGAACAATAACCTTGATGAGAATGGTGTTGCAGGTGAGATAGATTTCCTCAATGAAGCTGTATATAATGACTTTGATATGAATGAAAATGGTGAATCTCATGAGTTACCTGATTTAGTGGATGAGATAAGAAATGCACATGAATCAGGGACATCGAGTGAATGtgattcaaaaaattttgacaaattgtTAAATGATGCACAAAGAGAACTTTACCCGGGATGCAAAAAGTACTCCCTGCTGCGTTTCATTGTTTCCTTTCTCCATATCAAAGTGATGAACCATGTGACTAACAAGGCATTTGACATGATGCTGGAATTTTTAAAAGATGTGTTACCAGAAGGAGAAATACTTCCCTCCAGTTTTTATGGGGCCATGAAAATTCTATTTGGTATAGGTTTGGGGTATCAAAAAATTGATGTCTGCAAATTTGATTGTTCAttattttggaaagaaaatgaaaagatggACAAGTGTCCTGTTTGTAAAGAATCACGATGGAAAGTCAATAAtggcaagaaaaagaaagtttcaCAAAAGATGATGTGGTACTTTCCATTAAAAGCTAGGCTGCAAAGActttttatgtcttctaaaacTACTGAAGACATGAGATGGCATGAGGAGAAACGGGTTAAAGAGGAAGGTATCATGAGACATCCGGCTGATTCTACTGCTTGGAAGGATTTTGATAAGCAATATCCTGATTTTGCTAAAGATTCTCGAAATGTAAGACTTGGATTGGCCACAGACGGATTCAATCCATTTGGTAACATGAGCAACTCATATAGCATGTGGCCAGTTATTCTTGTACCTTACAATTTGCCTGCATATAAATTTATGAGAAAGGAATATCTTATGTTATCACTTCTTATTCCTGGTCCACGTGCCCCTGGAAAGGAGTTAGATGTGTTCTTAAGGCCAGTAATAGATGATTTGAAAGATTTATTTCATGGGATCAGCACTTATGATGCATATAGTGGACAAAACTTTCAAATGCGTGCAGCAATTTTATGGACTATATCAAATTTCCCTGCATATGGCTATTTGTCTGGATGGAGCACCAGTGGGTATAAAGCATGTCCATGTTGTCTTAATGATGCTACTTCACAAAGACTAAGAGGCAAAATATGTTTCATGGGACATCGTCGTTTTTTGAACCATGACCACCCTTGGCGAAAGCAAAAAGCTCAATTTGATGGAACTATTGAAACACGCTCCAAGCCAAAGGAATTTTCCGGAGAACATGTTTTAAGACATTTAAATTGGTTGGCTGGTATCTTTGGTGAGTTTGGTAAGAATCCAGTTACTTGGAAAAAAGGAGTTGATAAAATTTAG